One part of the Arabidopsis thaliana chromosome 1 sequence genome encodes these proteins:
- a CDS encoding uncharacterized protein (unknown protein; LOCATED IN: endomembrane system; Has 30201 Blast hits to 17322 proteins in 780 species: Archae - 12; Bacteria - 1396; Metazoa - 17338; Fungi - 3422; Plants - 5037; Viruses - 0; Other Eukaryotes - 2996 (source: NCBI BLink).), which translates to MVRLSLFLVQIGLGLLMVPDGPQPTTEQVEETMEKYCEQGDKKIEEINKRLRTGQRKPISTSENIEKGEHWDHDTSCSDDEDVGDTESYHVPSAMRDFLDIDSEAFLSNSGRDMKNILNKVKESEKKVQVTYLCSGLFDEISSESFLFEKRFI; encoded by the exons ATGGTTCGTTTGTCGTTATTCCTTGTTCAAATTG gTTTGGGTTTGCTCATGGTTCCCGACGGTCCTCAGCCTACGACTGAACAAGTTGAAGAAACCATGGAGAAATATTGTGAACAAGGTGACAAGAAAATTGAGGAAATCAACAAGCGCTTGAGGACGGGCCAGAGAAAACCAATATCCACTAGTGAGAATATTGAGAAAG GAGAGCACTGGGATCATGACACTAGTTGCTCGGATGATGAGGATGTTGGTGATACTGAAAGCTATCATGTTCCAAGTGCAATGAGG GATTTTCTAGATATAGATAGCGAGGCATTCCTTAGCAATTCAGGTAGAGACATGAAGAACATTCTTAACAAGGTCAAGGAATCTGAGAAAAAAGTCCAGGTAACTTATCTCTGCTCTGGTTTGTTTGATGAGATAAGTTCAGAGTCTTTCTTATTCGAGAAAAGGTTTATCTAA
- a CDS encoding F-box family protein (F-box family protein; CONTAINS InterPro DOMAIN/s: F-box domain, cyclin-like (InterPro:IPR001810), F-box domain, Skp2-like (InterPro:IPR022364); BEST Arabidopsis thaliana protein match is: F-box/RNI-like superfamily protein (TAIR:AT4G22280.1); Has 1388 Blast hits to 1366 proteins in 25 species: Archae - 0; Bacteria - 0; Metazoa - 0; Fungi - 0; Plants - 1388; Viruses - 0; Other Eukaryotes - 0 (source: NCBI BLink).), translating into MDRINGLSDEIICHILSFLPTKESALTSVLSKRWRNLFALTPNLHLVDDDLEVGGCGQTLIDFVDRVLAVSSNLPIREFSIKC; encoded by the coding sequence ATGGATAGGATCAATGGTCTATCAGATGAGATAATCTGCCACATTCTATCTTTCCTTCCGACAAAAGAGTCTGCTTTAACATCTGTCCTGTCAAAACGATGGCGTAATCTGTTTGCCTTGACACCGAATCTTCATTTAGTTGATGATGATCTAGAAGTGGGTGGTTGTGGACAAACCCTCATCGATTTTGTGGATAGAGTATTGGCTGTGTCAAGCAATTTGCCCATTAGGGAGTTTTCAATAAAATGTTGA
- the ARR7 gene encoding response regulator 7 (response regulator 7 (ARR7); CONTAINS InterPro DOMAIN/s: CheY-like (InterPro:IPR011006), Signal transduction response regulator, receiver domain (InterPro:IPR001789); BEST Arabidopsis thaliana protein match is: response regulator 15 (TAIR:AT1G74890.1); Has 53636 Blast hits to 53063 proteins in 2702 species: Archae - 285; Bacteria - 47261; Metazoa - 20; Fungi - 584; Plants - 1468; Viruses - 6; Other Eukaryotes - 4012 (source: NCBI BLink).), protein MAVGEVMRMEIPAGGDLTVTTPELHVLAVDDSIVDRKVIERLLRISSCKVTTVESGTRALQYLGLDGGKGASNLKDLKVNLIVTDYSMPGLSGYDLLKKIKESSAFREVPVVIMSSENILPRIQECLKEGAEEFLLKPVKLADVKRIKQLIMRNEAEECKILSHSNKRKLQEDSDTSSSSHDDTSIKDSSCSKRMKSESENLFSLL, encoded by the exons ATGGCGGTTGGTGAGGTCATGAGGATGGAGATTCCCGCCGGTGGAGATTTGACTGTTACTACTCCGGAGTTGCATGTTCTTGCCGTCGATGATAGTATTGTGGATCGTAAAGTCATCGAGAGGTTGCTTAGAATCTCTTCTTGTAAAg TGACGACTGTAGAGAGTGGAACTAGGGCTTTGCAGTATCTTGGCTTAGATGGAGGCAAAGGGGCTTCTAATCTTAAG GATTTGAAGGTGAATTTGATAGTGACGGATTACTCAATGCCAGGACTTTCAGGATATGATCTCCTTAAAAAGATTAAg GAATCTTCAGCATTCAGAGAAGTACCAGTAGTGATTATGTCATCTGAGAACATCTTACCTCGTATACAAGA ATGTCTCAAAGAAGGAGCAGAGGAATTCTTGTTGAAACCGGTGAAGCTAGCAGATGTAAAGCGAATCAAACAACTTATAATGAGGAATGAAGCTGAGGAATGCAAAATCTTAAGCCATTCTAACAAGAGAAAGCTTCAAGAAGACAGTgatacatcatcatcaagtcATGATGATACTTCTATCAAGGACTCTTCATGTTCAAAACGAATGAAATCAGAATCtgaaaaccttttttctcTACTTTGA
- the RKF2 gene encoding receptor-like serine/threonine kinase 2 (receptor-like serine/threonine kinase 2 (RKF2); FUNCTIONS IN: receptor signaling protein serine/threonine kinase activity, kinase activity; INVOLVED IN: protein amino acid phosphorylation; LOCATED IN: endomembrane system; EXPRESSED IN: male gametophyte, pollen tube; EXPRESSED DURING: M germinated pollen stage; CONTAINS InterPro DOMAIN/s: Protein kinase, catalytic domain (InterPro:IPR000719), Serine/threonine-protein kinase domain (InterPro:IPR002290), Protein of unknown function DUF26 (InterPro:IPR002902), Serine-threonine/tyrosine-protein kinase (InterPro:IPR001245), Tyrosine-protein kinase, catalytic domain (InterPro:IPR020635), Serine/threonine-protein kinase, active site (InterPro:IPR008271), Protein kinase-like domain (InterPro:IPR011009); BEST Arabidopsis thaliana protein match is: cysteine-rich RLK (RECEPTOR-like protein kinase) 42 (TAIR:AT5G40380.1); Has 112374 Blast hits to 111073 proteins in 3970 species: Archae - 108; Bacteria - 13388; Metazoa - 41005; Fungi - 9087; Plants - 31953; Viruses - 460; Other Eukaryotes - 16373 (source: NCBI BLink).) — protein MQICASIAQFLAWVSFLVLLATVGSSSSSESLLNCQPLDHHLVNPSRLLGFLRAMSSVNDFITNDKLWVVSSITDVSPPIYVFLQCREDLSVSDCRHCFNESRLELERKCSGSGGRIHSDRCFLRFDDRDFSEEFVDPTFDKANCEETGTGFGEFWRFLDEALVNVTLKAVKNGGFGAASVIKTEAVYALAQCWQTLDENTCRECLVNARSSLRACDGHEARAFFTGCYLKYSTHKFFDDAAEHKPDADQRNFIRSSFFPHLSDRDVTRLAIAAISLSILTSLGAFISYRRVSRKRKAQVPSCVNFKYEMLEKATESFHDSMKLGQGGAGSVYKGILPXGRIVAVKKLFFNTREWADQFFNEVNLISGVQHKNLVRLLGCSIEGPKSLLVYEYVHNRSLDQILFMKNTVHILSWKQRFNIIIGISEGLEYLHRGSEVKIIHRDIKTSNILLDRNLSPKIADFGLIRSMGTDKTQTNTGIAGTLGYLAPEYLIKGQLTEKADVYAFGVLIIEIVTGKKNNAFTQGTSSVLYSVWEHFKANTLDRSIDPRLKGSFVEEEALKVLQIGLLCVQSSVELRPSMSEIVFMLQNKDSKFEYPKQPPFLSASVLMPDEETRV, from the exons ATGCAAATTTGTGCTTCGATCGCTCAATTCCTCGCTTGGGTTTCATTCCTTGTACTATTAGCGACGGTgggctcttcttcttcttcggaatCTCTCCTAAATTGTCAACCTTTAGATCACCACCTTGTAAACCCTAGTCGTCTGCTTGGTTTCCTCAGAGCAATGTCTTCCGTCAATGATTTCATAACCAACGACAAGCTTTGGGTCGTTTCTTCCATCACCGATGTATCTCCACCTATCTATGTGTTTCTACAGTGCAGAGAAGATCTCTCTGTTTCCGATTGTCGACATTGCTTCAACGAGAGCAGATTGGAGCTCGAGAGAAAATGTTCGGGTTCCGGTGGTCGAATCCATAGTGATAGATGCTTCTTACGGTTTGATGATCGAGATTTCTCTGAGGAATTTGTTGATCCTACATTTGATAAAGCTAACTGTGAGGAAACAGGGACAGGGTTTGGAGAATTTTGGAGATTTCTTGATGAGGCTTTGGTGAATGTAACTTTAAAGGCTGTTAAAAATGGAGGGTTTGGTGCAGCTTCAGTGATTAAAACCGAGGCCGTGTATGCATTGGCTCAGTGTTGGCAAACACTTGATGAGAACACGTGTCGAGAGTGTTTGGTTAATGCTAGATCGAGCTTGAGAGCTTGTGATGGACATGAAGCTAGAGCTTTTTTTACTGGGTGTTACTTGAAGTATTCTACACACAAGTTCTTTGATGATGCTGCAGAACATAAACCTGACGCTG ATCAGAGAAACTTTATAAGGTCATCGTTTTTTCCACATTTGAGTGATCGTGATGTTACGAGATTAGCAATTGCTGCGATTTCGTTGTCGATTCTTACTTCTCTTGGAGCCTTTATCAGTTACAGACGGGTttcaaggaaaagaaaag CTCAAGTTCCATCGTGTGTAAATTTCAAATACGAGATGCTTGAGAAAGCGACCGAGTCTTTCCATGACTCTATGAAACTAGGCCAAGGAGGGGCCGGTTCTGTATACAAAGGGATTCTTCCAGTGGCAGAATCGTTGCAGTCAAAAAGCTCTTCTTTAACACACGTGAATGGGCAGATCAATTCTTCAACGAAGTGAATCTGATCAGCGGAGTTCAACACAAGAACCTTGTGAGACTACTTGGTTGCAGCATTGAAGGTCCCAAAAGTCTTCTTGTCTATGAATATGTTCATAACAGAAGCCTTGATCAAATCCTTTTCA TGAAGAACACAGTCCATATTTTGAGCTGGAAGCAACggtttaacatcattatagGAATATCAGAAGGTCTAGAATACCTTCACAGAGGATCTGAAGTAAAAATCATCCATAGAGACATCAAAACCAGCAATATTCTCCTTGATCGAAACCTAAGTCCCAAAATAGCTGATTTTGGACTCATACGTTCCATGGGCACTGACAAAACGCAAACCAATACTGGAATTGCTGGAACACT TGGTTATCTGGCTCCTGAATATCTGATCAAAGGCCAATTAACAGAGAAAGCTGACGTTTACGCATTTGGAGTTCTTATCATCGAGATAGTAACTGGCAAGAAAAATAACGCATTCACGCAAGGAACTAGCTCGGTTTTATACTCT GTATGGGAACATTTTAAAGCAAACACTTTAGATCGCTCTATCGATCCTCGGTTGAAAGGGAGTTTCGTAGAGGAAGAGGCCTTGAAGGTTCTTCAAATCGGATTGTTGTGTGTTCAATCTTCTGTAGAGTTGAGACCGTCAATGTCTGAGATAGTCTTCATGTTACAGAACAAAGATAGTAAATTTGAATATCCGAAACAGCCTCCGTTCTTGAGTGCCAGTGTTCTAATGCCAGATGAGGAGACTAGAGTCTGA
- a CDS encoding NAC (No Apical Meristem) domain transcriptional regulator superfamily protein (NAC (No Apical Meristem) domain transcriptional regulator superfamily protein; CONTAINS InterPro DOMAIN/s: No apical meristem (NAM) protein (InterPro:IPR003441); BEST Arabidopsis thaliana protein match is: NAC domain containing protein 6 (TAIR:AT1G03490.1); Has 740 Blast hits to 735 proteins in 48 species: Archae - 0; Bacteria - 0; Metazoa - 0; Fungi - 0; Plants - 740; Viruses - 0; Other Eukaryotes - 0 (source: NCBI BLink).): MSEVLTRGFRFRPADEEVTDYLMRKTQSPEFSCFIKTIDLYDKDPWVLGHVRDPCYNHYEWYYFVKKNPLGNEYLDKPRLNGFEHPRLKWDVLKQIHDALSSGQNVPPSVFTYGFRFHPTDQELLSLYLTPKAHSPDFSCFIRERESYMPWSHGFLNMLDLLFTRTVNGTTL; the protein is encoded by the coding sequence ATGTCAGAGGTGTTAACACGCGGGTTTCGATTTCGCCCAGCTGATGAAGAAGTGACAGACTACCTTATGCGGAAGACACAATCGCCGGAGTTCAGCTGCTTTATCAAAACCATAGACTTGTACGACAAGGATCCGTGGGTACTTGGGCATGTGAGAGATCCGTGTTACAATCACTATGAATGGTATTACTTTGTTAAGAAAAACCCCCTCGGGAATGAGTACTTAGATAAGCCTAGATTGAACGGGTTTGAACATCCACGCTTGAAATGGGATGTGTTGAAGCAGATACATGATGCTCTGAGTTCTGGTCAGAACGTCCCACCAAGTGTCTTTACTTACGGATTCCGATTTCATCCGACTGATCAAGAGCTACTCTCTTTGTACCTCACTCCAAAGGCCCATTCACCAGACTTCAGCTGCTtcataagagagagagagagctatATGCCATGGAGCCATGGCTTCTTGAACATGTTAGATCTCCTTTTTACAAGGACAGTGAATGGTACTACTTTGTGA
- a CDS encoding hypothetical protein (DUF626) (Protein of unknown function (DUF626); CONTAINS InterPro DOMAIN/s: Protein of unknown function DUF626, Arabidopsis thaliana (InterPro:IPR006462); BEST Arabidopsis thaliana protein match is: Protein of unknown function (DUF626) (TAIR:AT1G02770.1); Has 198 Blast hits to 197 proteins in 2 species: Archae - 0; Bacteria - 0; Metazoa - 0; Fungi - 0; Plants - 198; Viruses - 0; Other Eukaryotes - 0 (source: NCBI BLink).), producing the protein MDWTMISGSRDESLHAARDYWRRLNESECFDIEGIEAPPGAIALIPYDCQLPNSFHPLPLWVKLYASAGLHRFNMLEVLVNERSVGKLNIIVPIARPKGVTTNERFIPCDCFSVDDKLPQWPSHDSFNDRKRFYSVKESELQNNDWINLYLELVLCAIQKVRISDSDLSKLKIVKAVIETKEDMVPPNERLNAKTAVVYITFKGLANARIAAGEHYERKAIIRRIFNEHTGHLSLLGDLIGEKKFVNIDPVTYFNSPAYLEDITHELPPESPWMDILAGTGSMDQID; encoded by the exons ATGGATTGGACCATGATTTCGGGGTCTAGAGATGAAAGTCTCCATGCGGCGAGGGATTACTGGCGTCGACTGAATGAATCCGAG TGTTTCGATATCGAGGGAATCGAAGCACCACCAGGTGCCATTGCACTGATACCCTACGACTGTCAACTGCCTAATAGTTTCCATCCTCTTCCTCTCTGGGTCAAGCTTTATGCTAGTGCGGGGCTTCATCGATTCAATATGTTGGAG GTTCTAGTTAATGAACGAAGTGTCGGCAAGTTGAATATAATCGTTCCGATTGCTAGACCTAAAG GTGTGACCACCAACGAGCGCTTCATACCTTGTGATTGTTTTTCAGTGGATGATAAGTTGCCTCAGTGGCCGTCACATGATTCTTTCAATGATAGAAAACGATTTTACTCG GTGAAGGAGTCGGAATTGCAAAACAATGATTGGATTAATCTGTATTTGGAACTTGTACTCTGTGCAATTCAAAAGGTCAGAATCTCAGAT AGCGATCTGTCCAAGCTGAAGATTGTGAAAGCGGTGATAGAAACCAAGGAAGATATGGTGCCCCCAAATGAGAGACTCAACGCCAAAACTGCAGTGGTCTACATAACTTTTAAGGGATTGGCCAATGCTCGTATTGCTGCTGGTGAGCATTATGAACGTAAAGCTATCATTAGAAGAATCTTCAATGAGCATACAGGTCACTTGTCTCTCCTTGGTGATTTGATTGGAGAGAAAAAGTTCGTAAACATTGACCCTGTTACTTATTTCAACTCTCCCGCGTATCTAGAAGACATCACTCACGAGCTGCCGCCGGAGTCGCCCTGGATGGATATTTTGGCGGGAACAGGGTCCATGGATCAGATAGATTAA
- the DMS11 gene encoding Histidine kinase-, DNA gyrase B-, and HSP90-like ATPase family protein (Histidine kinase-, DNA gyrase B-, and HSP90-like ATPase family protein; FUNCTIONS IN: ATP binding; INVOLVED IN: biological_process unknown; LOCATED IN: chloroplast envelope; EXPRESSED IN: 24 plant structures; EXPRESSED DURING: 14 growth stages; CONTAINS InterPro DOMAIN/s: ATPase-like, ATP-binding domain (InterPro:IPR003594); BEST Arabidopsis thaliana protein match is: Histidine kinase-, DNA gyrase B-, and HSP90-like ATPase family protein (TAIR:AT4G36280.1); Has 533 Blast hits to 518 proteins in 94 species: Archae - 0; Bacteria - 53; Metazoa - 227; Fungi - 0; Plants - 195; Viruses - 0; Other Eukaryotes - 58 (source: NCBI BLink).) codes for MSHDRSVNVSHDAVIAKPERGTMLQSFSPRSHGSKGYSLPQDSEENRGSVGQSAGQSSTSVVDQVRSPADDAGVTSSSTICPAPVCRQFWKAGSYNDELSSKSQQPNGKNYLHVHPMFLHSNATSHKWAFGAVAELLDNAVDEIQNGATFVIVDKTTNPRDGATALLIQDDGGGMDPQAMRHCMGFGFSDKKSDSAIGRYGNGFKTSTMRLGADVIVFSRHSKNQTLTQSIGLLSYTYLTRTGHDRIVVPILDYEFNASAGEFKTLQDREHFISSLSILLEWSPFSTEAELLQQFDDVGPHGTKVIIYNMWLNSDAKLELDFDSVAEDILIEGSIKKTGSKIVNDHIASRFSYSLRVYLSILYLRIPETFKIILRGKVVEHHNVADDLMHPQYILYKPQAAGSEEALVVTTIGFLKEAPKVNLHGFCVYHKNRLIMPFWQVINYSSSRGRGVVGVLEANFVEPTHNKQDFEKTVLLQKLENRLKEMTVEYWSCHCVLIGYQVNKKPRLQIPQKVQPAGRQALSPPPGFQAVFPQGNTTSLPRVSTQPVLLEKRKEHPDSVASAALKRKVGNDDFTVPGHIRVEQFIHGSASQSQDIETVKLMEENKKLRAKCLDRKVRSQNLEVKAMNLRSELENYKSEYERLMVELQALDLVKDEHRRNVNT; via the exons ATGAGTCACGATAGAAGTGTTAACGTTTCGCATGATGCTGTGATTGCTAAACCCGAGCGTGGCACTATGCTTCAGAGCTTCTCACCTAGGAGCCATGGTTCTAAAGGATATTCTCTACCtcaagattcagaagaaaatAGAGGATCAGTCGGCCAAAGTGCTGGTCAGAGTAGCACTAGTGTCGTTGATCAGGTCCGGTCGCCAGCTGATGATGCTGGTGTCACTTCTTCATCCACCATATGTCCAGCTCCTGTTTGTAGGCAATTTTGGAAAGCTGGAAGCTATAATGATGAATTGAGTTCAAAGTCTCAGCAGCCAA ATGGAAAAAATTATCTTCATGTGCACCCTATGTTCCTTCACTCCAATGCTACCTCACATAAATGGGCTTTTGGAG CTGTTGCAGAATTGCTTGACAATGCTGTTGATGAG ATCCAAAATGGGGCCACTTTTGTCATTGTAGATAAAACCACAAATCCAAGGGATGGTGCAACAGCTTTGCTAATTCAAG ATGATGGTGGTGGGATGGATCCTCAGGCAATGCGGCATTGTATGGGTTTTGGATTCTCAGATAAAAAGTCGGATTCAGCCATTGGAAGAT ATGGAAATGGTTTCAAGACCAGCACAATGAGACTTGGGGCAGATGTCATCGTCTTCAGCCGCCATTCGAAGAACCA AACATTGACACAAAGTATCGGGCTCCTTTCTTATACATACCTGACACGTACAGGCCATGATAGAATAGTTGTTCCCATT TTGGATTACGAGTTTAATGCTTCAGCTGGCGAGTTCAAGACATTGCAAGACCGAGAACATTTTATATCCAGTCTCTCTATTCTACTAGAATGGTCTCCATTTTCAACAGAAGCAGAACTTTTGCAGCAG TTTGATGATGTTGGACCACATGGGACAAAGGTTATCATCTATAATATGTGGCTCAACAGTGATGCTAAATTGGAATTAGACTTTGATTCGGTTGCAGAG gataTTCTCATTGAAGGAAGCATAAAAAAAACTGGATCTAAGATTGTGAATGATCATATTGCCAGCCGGTTTTCTTACTCTCTTCGT GTTTACCTATCTATATTATACTTGCGGATTCCTGAGACTTTCAAGATAATTTTGCGTGGTAAGGTTGTCGAACATCATAACGTTGCTGATGATCTCATGCATCCGCAGTACATCTTGTATAAGCCTCAGGCTGCTGGATCTGAAGAG GCTTTAGTTGTAACGACGATTGGATTTCTGAAAGAAGCTCCCAAAGTAAATCTTCACGGGTTCTGCGTTTATCACAAAAACCGCCTTATTATG CCATTTTGGCAGGTCATAAATTATTCAAGCAGTCGAGGAAGAGGGGTTGTTG GTGTTCTAGAAGCTAATTTTGTTGAGCCAACCCATAACAAGCAGGATTTTGAGAAAActgttcttcttcagaagcTTGAAAACCGTTTAAAGGAAATGACGGTGGAGTATTG GAGCTGCCATTGTGTGTTGATTGGGTATCAAGTAAATAAGAAGCCTCGTCTTCAGATACCTCAAAAAGTTCAACCTGCCGGTAGACAAGCATTAAGTCCTCCTCCAGGCTTCCAAGCAGTTTTTCCACAAGGAAATACAACATCTCTCCCTAGAGTTTCAACTCAGCCAG TGCTGTtggagaagaggaaagaaCATCCTGATTCTGTTGCAAGTGCAGCGTTAAAAAGAAAGGTTGGGAATGATGACTTTACTGTCCCGGGGCATATTCGGGTTGAACAG TTTATTCATGGATCAGCAAGTCAGTCACAAGATATTGAAACTGTCAAGTTGatggaagaaaacaagaagctCCGAGCAAA ATGTTTGGACCGCAAGGTGCGAAGTCAGAACCTTGAAGTCAAG GCCATGAATCTTAGGAGTGAGCTCGAGAACTATAAAAGTGAGTATGAAAGGTTAATGGTAGAGCTACAAGCTTTGGATTTGGTGAAAGACGAGCACAGAAGAAATGTAAATACGTAG
- the TTN10 gene encoding GINS complex protein (TITAN 10 (TTN10); FUNCTIONS IN: molecular_function unknown; INVOLVED IN: DNA-dependent DNA replication, embryo development ending in seed dormancy; LOCATED IN: GINS complex; EXPRESSED IN: pollen tube; CONTAINS InterPro DOMAIN/s: GINS complex, subunit Psf3 (InterPro:IPR010492), GINS complex (InterPro:IPR021151); BEST Arabidopsis thaliana protein match is: GINS complex protein (TAIR:AT3G55490.1).): protein MAKYFDIDDILIEEEFVPVLFHKTANGVTIDPSAETNCAEQGSKVELPFWLAHELHLRQAVTINLPPCFDQKTRLEVQADAAYVDLRSRCPYFYEFGCKIEPLVTDRTLGILLSTAFKIRYKEALTKVYTAAHITASKYLSFLTKEETNLYEAAHLSMTAFKKWRTGGPRFQRASILGRKRKDSN from the exons ATGGCGAAGTACTTTGACATTGATGACATACTTATAGAGGAAGAG TTTGTACCGGTTTTATTCCATAAAACAGCAAACGGAGTGACTATTGATCCAAGTGCAGAAACAAATTGT GCTGAACAAGGCTCTAAAGTTGAACTTCCCTTCTGGCTTGCTCATGAGTTGCATCTGAGGCAAGCTGTTACCATAAACCTTCCTCCCTGTTTTGACCAAAA GACGAGGCTTGAAGTTCAGGCTGATGCTGCATACGTCGATCTTAGATCGCGATGTCCATACTTTTATGAATTTGGATGCAAGATAGAGCCACT GGTCACAGATAGAACACTGGGGATCTTGCTATCGACTGCGTTTAAGATCAGATACAAAGAGGCACTGACAAAAGTATACACAGCAGCTCACATAACAGCTTCCAAGTACTTGTcgtttttaacaaaagaagaaacaaact TGTATGAAGCAGCTCACTTGTCGATGACAGCCTTCAAGAAGTGGAGAACAGGTGGTCCTAGATTCCAGAGAGCTTCAATACTCGGAAGAAAACGCAAGGATTCTAATTAA